In Dasypus novemcinctus isolate mDasNov1 chromosome 23, mDasNov1.1.hap2, whole genome shotgun sequence, the following proteins share a genomic window:
- the POLR2J gene encoding DNA-directed RNA polymerase II subunit RPB11-a produces the protein MNAPPAFESFLLFEGEKKITINKDTKVPNACLFTINKEDHTLGNIIKSQLLKDPQVLFAGYKVPHPLEHKIIIRVQTTPDYSPQEAFTNAITDLISELSLLEERFRVAIKDKQEGIE, from the exons ATGAACGCGCCTCCCGCCTTCGAGTCGTTCCTGCTCTTCGAGGGCGAGAAGAA gATCACCATTAACAAGGACACCAAGGTACCCAATGCCTGTTTGTTcaccatcaacaaagaagaccacaCGCTAGGAAACATCATTAAATC ACAGCTGCTGAAGGACCCCCAGGTGCTGTTTGCTGGCTACAAGGTCCCCCACCCCTTGGAGCACAAGATCATCATCAGAGTTCAGACCACACCTGACTACAGCCCCCAGGAGGCCTTCACCAACGCCATCACCGACCTCATCAGTGAGCTCTCCCTGCTGGAGGAGCGATTCCGG
- the RASA4B gene encoding ras GTPase-activating protein 4B isoform X1, with amino-acid sequence MAKRSSLSIRIVEGKNLPAKDITGSSDPYCIVKVDNEPIIRTATVWKTLSPFWGEEYQVHLPPTFHAVAFYVMDEDALSRDDVIGKVCLTRDTLAAHPKGFSGWTHLMEVDPDEEVQGEIHLRLEVVPGTATCRLRCSVLEARDLAPKDRNGASDPFVRVRFNGRTQETSIVKKSCYPRWNETFEFELEEGAAGPLCVEAWDWDLVSRNDFLGKVVYSVQGLWAARQEEGWFRLQPDQSKSRLDQGNLGSLQLEVRLRDETVLPSGCYQPLVQLLCRQVKPGAQGPGHLIPLIEETTSTECRQEVATNLLKLFLGQGLAKDFLDLLFQLELGRTNEANTLFRSNSLASKSMESFLKVAGMRYLHGVLGPIVDRVFEEKKYVELDPSKVEVKDVGCSGLHRPQTEAEVLEQSAQTLRCHLAALLSALSRSVRACPAVVRATFRQLYLRVRERFPGAQHENVPFIAVTSFLCLRFLSPAIMAPKLFHLRERHADARTSRTLLLLAKAVQNVGNMDTPASRAKEAWMEPLQPTVRQGVAQLKDFITKLVDIEEKEELDLQRALSLQAPPVKEGPLFIHRTKGKGPLVSSSFKKLHFSLTTEALSCAKTPSAKKSTLIKLANIRAAEKVEEKSFGSSHVMQVIYTDDAGRPQTVYLQCKCVNELNQWLSALRKVSINNTGLLSSYHPGVFRGDKWSCCQQKDKTDLGCDKTRSRVTLQEWSDPLDHDLEAQLIYRHLLGAEATLREKHRELRVGPEEGPVLTGPSGAPEDALAQLLQVLQDLRRAHGASPAASPPLEQTRLLALQT; translated from the exons CACCGGCAGCAGCGACCCCTACTGCATCGTGAAAGTGGACAATGAGCCCATCATCAG GACAGCCACCGTGTGGAAGACCCTGAGCCCTTTCTGGGGTGAGGAGTATCAAGTGCACCTGCCACCCACCTTCCACGCCGTGGCCTTCTACGTCATGGATGAGGATGCCCTCAG CCGGGACGATGTCATCGGGAAGGTCTGCCTGACTCGGGACACCCTGGCGGCCCACCCTAAGG GATTCAGCGGGTGGACCCACCTGATGGAGGTGGATCCCGATGAAGAGGTGCAGGGCGAGATCCACCTGCGGCTGGAGGTGGTGCCGGGGACAGCGACCTGCCGGCTGCGCTGCTCTGTGCTGGAGGCCAG GGACCTAGCCCCAAAGGACCGGAATGGTGCATCTGACCCCTTTGTCCGGGTGCGGTTCAATGGCCGGACGCAAGAGACCTCG ATTGTGAAGAAATCGTGCTACCCGCGCTGGAACGAGACGTTTGAGTTTGAGCTGGAGGAGGGGGCCGCGGGGCCACTCTGTGTGGAGGCCTGGGACTGGGACCTCGTCAGCCGCAATGACTTCCTGGGCAAA GTGGTGTACAGCGTCCAGGGGCTGTGGGCCGCCCGGCAGGAGGAGGGCTGGTTCCGGCTGCAGCCCGATCAGTCCAAGAGTCGCCTGGACCA GGGCAACCTGGGCTCCTTGCAGCTGGAGGTGCGGCTGCGGGACGAGACGGTGCTGCCCTCTGGCTGCTACCAGCCcctggtgcagctgctgtgccGCCAAGTGAAGCCGGGCGCCCAG GGCCCGGGGCACCTGATCCCACTCATCGAGGAGACCACGAGCACCGAGTGCCGCCAGGAGGTAGCCACCAACCTGCTCAAGCTCTTCCTGGGCCAGGGGCTGGCCAAGGACTTTCTGGACCTGCTCTTCCAGCTGGAGCTGGGCCGAACCA ATGAGGCTAACACTCTCTTCCGGAGCAACTCTCTGGCCTCAAAGTCCATGGAGTCTTTTCTGAAG GTGGCTGGGATGCGGTATCTGCACGGAGTCCTGGGCCCCATAGTTGACAGGGTGTTTGAGGAGAAGAAGTACGTGGAGCTGGACCCCAGCAAAGTGGAGGTCAAGGATGTGGG GTGCTCCGGGCTGCATCGCCCACAGACGGAGGCCGAGGTGCTGGAGCAGAGTGCGCAGACGCTGCGCTGCCACCTGGCGGCGCTGCTGAGCGCGCTCAGTCGCTCAGTGCGCGCCTGCCCGGCGGTGGTCCGCGCCACCTTCCGCCAGCTCTACCTGCGCGTGCGCGAGCGCTTCCCCGGCGCCCAGCACGAG aatGTTCCGTTCATCGCCGTCACCAGCTTCCTGTGCCTGCGCTTCCTGTCTCCCGCCATCATGGCGCCCAAACTCTTCCACCTGCGGGAGCGGCACGCGGACGCCCGCACCAGCCGCACCCTGCTCCTGTTGGCCAAG GCGGTCCAGAACGTGGGCAACATGGACACGCCGGCTTCCCGGGCCAAGGAGGCGTGGATGGAGCCTCTGCAGCCCACCGTGCGCCAGGGCGTGGCCCAGCTGAAGGACTTCATCACCAAACTCGTGGACATCGAGGAGAAGGAGG AGCTGGACCTGCAGCGGGCGCTGAGCTTGCAGGCACCGCCGGTGAAGGAGGGGCCGCTCTTCATCCACAGGACTAAAGGCAAGGGCCCGCTCGTGTCCTCCTCCTTCAAGAAGCTCCACTTCTCGCTCACCACCGAGGCCCTCAGCTGCGCCAAGACGCCCAGCGCCAAG AAAAGCACCCTCATCAAGCTAGCCAACATCCGGGCAGCGGAGAAGGTGGAGGAGAAGAGCTTCGGCAGCTCGCACGTCATGCAGGTCATCTACACGGACGACGCGGGCAGGCCCCAGACCGTCTACCTGCAGTGCAAG TGCGTGAACGAGCTGAACCAGTGGCTGTCTGCGCTGCGGAAAGTGAGCATCAACAACACGGGCCTGCTCAGCTCCTACCACCCTGGCGTCTTCCGTGGGGACAAGTGGAGCTGCTGCCAGCAGAAGGACAAGACAG ATCTGGGCTGTGATAAGACGCGGTCACGGGTGACCCTGCAGGAGTGGAGTGACCCTCTGGACCACGACCTGGAGGCCCAGCTCATCTACCGGCACCTGCTGGGCGCAGAGGCCACGCTGCG gGAGAAGCACCGGGAGCTGAGGGTGGGCCCTGAGGAAGGCCCAGTGCTCACGGGCCCCAGCGGAG cccccgagGACGCCCTCGCCCAGCTGCTGCAGGTGCTGCAGGACCTCAGGAGGGCCCACGGCGCCAGCCCTGCCGCCTCACCGCCCTTGGAGCAGACGCGGCTCCTGGCGCTGCAGACGTGA
- the RASA4B gene encoding ras GTPase-activating protein 4B isoform X2, protein MSPSSATVWKTLSPFWGEEYQVHLPPTFHAVAFYVMDEDALSRDDVIGKVCLTRDTLAAHPKGFSGWTHLMEVDPDEEVQGEIHLRLEVVPGTATCRLRCSVLEARDLAPKDRNGASDPFVRVRFNGRTQETSIVKKSCYPRWNETFEFELEEGAAGPLCVEAWDWDLVSRNDFLGKVVYSVQGLWAARQEEGWFRLQPDQSKSRLDQGNLGSLQLEVRLRDETVLPSGCYQPLVQLLCRQVKPGAQGPGHLIPLIEETTSTECRQEVATNLLKLFLGQGLAKDFLDLLFQLELGRTNEANTLFRSNSLASKSMESFLKVAGMRYLHGVLGPIVDRVFEEKKYVELDPSKVEVKDVGCSGLHRPQTEAEVLEQSAQTLRCHLAALLSALSRSVRACPAVVRATFRQLYLRVRERFPGAQHENVPFIAVTSFLCLRFLSPAIMAPKLFHLRERHADARTSRTLLLLAKAVQNVGNMDTPASRAKEAWMEPLQPTVRQGVAQLKDFITKLVDIEEKEELDLQRALSLQAPPVKEGPLFIHRTKGKGPLVSSSFKKLHFSLTTEALSCAKTPSAKKSTLIKLANIRAAEKVEEKSFGSSHVMQVIYTDDAGRPQTVYLQCKCVNELNQWLSALRKVSINNTGLLSSYHPGVFRGDKWSCCQQKDKTDLGCDKTRSRVTLQEWSDPLDHDLEAQLIYRHLLGAEATLREKHRELRVGPEEGPVLTGPSGAPEDALAQLLQVLQDLRRAHGASPAASPPLEQTRLLALQT, encoded by the exons ATGAGCCCATCATCAG CCACCGTGTGGAAGACCCTGAGCCCTTTCTGGGGTGAGGAGTATCAAGTGCACCTGCCACCCACCTTCCACGCCGTGGCCTTCTACGTCATGGATGAGGATGCCCTCAG CCGGGACGATGTCATCGGGAAGGTCTGCCTGACTCGGGACACCCTGGCGGCCCACCCTAAGG GATTCAGCGGGTGGACCCACCTGATGGAGGTGGATCCCGATGAAGAGGTGCAGGGCGAGATCCACCTGCGGCTGGAGGTGGTGCCGGGGACAGCGACCTGCCGGCTGCGCTGCTCTGTGCTGGAGGCCAG GGACCTAGCCCCAAAGGACCGGAATGGTGCATCTGACCCCTTTGTCCGGGTGCGGTTCAATGGCCGGACGCAAGAGACCTCG ATTGTGAAGAAATCGTGCTACCCGCGCTGGAACGAGACGTTTGAGTTTGAGCTGGAGGAGGGGGCCGCGGGGCCACTCTGTGTGGAGGCCTGGGACTGGGACCTCGTCAGCCGCAATGACTTCCTGGGCAAA GTGGTGTACAGCGTCCAGGGGCTGTGGGCCGCCCGGCAGGAGGAGGGCTGGTTCCGGCTGCAGCCCGATCAGTCCAAGAGTCGCCTGGACCA GGGCAACCTGGGCTCCTTGCAGCTGGAGGTGCGGCTGCGGGACGAGACGGTGCTGCCCTCTGGCTGCTACCAGCCcctggtgcagctgctgtgccGCCAAGTGAAGCCGGGCGCCCAG GGCCCGGGGCACCTGATCCCACTCATCGAGGAGACCACGAGCACCGAGTGCCGCCAGGAGGTAGCCACCAACCTGCTCAAGCTCTTCCTGGGCCAGGGGCTGGCCAAGGACTTTCTGGACCTGCTCTTCCAGCTGGAGCTGGGCCGAACCA ATGAGGCTAACACTCTCTTCCGGAGCAACTCTCTGGCCTCAAAGTCCATGGAGTCTTTTCTGAAG GTGGCTGGGATGCGGTATCTGCACGGAGTCCTGGGCCCCATAGTTGACAGGGTGTTTGAGGAGAAGAAGTACGTGGAGCTGGACCCCAGCAAAGTGGAGGTCAAGGATGTGGG GTGCTCCGGGCTGCATCGCCCACAGACGGAGGCCGAGGTGCTGGAGCAGAGTGCGCAGACGCTGCGCTGCCACCTGGCGGCGCTGCTGAGCGCGCTCAGTCGCTCAGTGCGCGCCTGCCCGGCGGTGGTCCGCGCCACCTTCCGCCAGCTCTACCTGCGCGTGCGCGAGCGCTTCCCCGGCGCCCAGCACGAG aatGTTCCGTTCATCGCCGTCACCAGCTTCCTGTGCCTGCGCTTCCTGTCTCCCGCCATCATGGCGCCCAAACTCTTCCACCTGCGGGAGCGGCACGCGGACGCCCGCACCAGCCGCACCCTGCTCCTGTTGGCCAAG GCGGTCCAGAACGTGGGCAACATGGACACGCCGGCTTCCCGGGCCAAGGAGGCGTGGATGGAGCCTCTGCAGCCCACCGTGCGCCAGGGCGTGGCCCAGCTGAAGGACTTCATCACCAAACTCGTGGACATCGAGGAGAAGGAGG AGCTGGACCTGCAGCGGGCGCTGAGCTTGCAGGCACCGCCGGTGAAGGAGGGGCCGCTCTTCATCCACAGGACTAAAGGCAAGGGCCCGCTCGTGTCCTCCTCCTTCAAGAAGCTCCACTTCTCGCTCACCACCGAGGCCCTCAGCTGCGCCAAGACGCCCAGCGCCAAG AAAAGCACCCTCATCAAGCTAGCCAACATCCGGGCAGCGGAGAAGGTGGAGGAGAAGAGCTTCGGCAGCTCGCACGTCATGCAGGTCATCTACACGGACGACGCGGGCAGGCCCCAGACCGTCTACCTGCAGTGCAAG TGCGTGAACGAGCTGAACCAGTGGCTGTCTGCGCTGCGGAAAGTGAGCATCAACAACACGGGCCTGCTCAGCTCCTACCACCCTGGCGTCTTCCGTGGGGACAAGTGGAGCTGCTGCCAGCAGAAGGACAAGACAG ATCTGGGCTGTGATAAGACGCGGTCACGGGTGACCCTGCAGGAGTGGAGTGACCCTCTGGACCACGACCTGGAGGCCCAGCTCATCTACCGGCACCTGCTGGGCGCAGAGGCCACGCTGCG gGAGAAGCACCGGGAGCTGAGGGTGGGCCCTGAGGAAGGCCCAGTGCTCACGGGCCCCAGCGGAG cccccgagGACGCCCTCGCCCAGCTGCTGCAGGTGCTGCAGGACCTCAGGAGGGCCCACGGCGCCAGCCCTGCCGCCTCACCGCCCTTGGAGCAGACGCGGCTCCTGGCGCTGCAGACGTGA